Proteins encoded together in one Thermomonospora curvata DSM 43183 window:
- a CDS encoding glycosyltransferase family 4 protein gives MTARGPARPLRVAVVNWRDPWHPAAGGAERYAWEVARRLAAAGMDVRYVTARAPGQRRRQEAEGVPIVRLGGRFTVYPLVLLWMLAHRRRFDAVLDCQNGIPFFTPWVLPRRVPVFCVVHHVHTEQFGMYFPPWLARLGRLLEGPVARRTYRRHACVAVSPSTRHAMRERLRWDGPIHLVPNGLTMPPEGPPEPARGLGDPALVCVSRLVPHKRLERLVDLALHLRERHPGLRVHIIGDGPQGAALAERVAAAGLTETVILHGFVSERRKAALVAGADLHLSTSRGEGWGLSVIEAASLGVPTVAYDVEGLRDAVRDGVTGWLACDDDLPGAVERALKELADPVRRAEIAASCRRWAAVFDWSRTAAHMAALLKSAVHGEPAARPDLPEGWS, from the coding sequence ATGACGGCGCGGGGACCGGCACGCCCGCTGCGCGTGGCGGTCGTCAACTGGCGGGACCCCTGGCACCCGGCCGCGGGCGGGGCCGAACGGTACGCCTGGGAGGTCGCCCGCCGGCTGGCCGCCGCCGGCATGGACGTCCGCTATGTGACGGCCCGCGCCCCCGGCCAGCGGCGGCGGCAGGAGGCCGAGGGCGTGCCGATCGTCCGGCTGGGCGGCCGCTTCACCGTCTACCCCCTGGTCCTGCTGTGGATGCTGGCGCACCGCCGCCGCTTCGACGCGGTGCTGGACTGCCAGAACGGCATCCCCTTCTTCACCCCCTGGGTGCTGCCGCGGCGCGTGCCGGTGTTCTGCGTCGTCCACCACGTGCACACCGAACAGTTCGGCATGTACTTCCCGCCCTGGCTGGCCCGGCTGGGCCGGCTGCTGGAGGGGCCGGTGGCGCGCCGGACCTACCGGCGGCATGCCTGCGTGGCCGTCTCGCCGTCCACCCGGCACGCCATGCGGGAGCGGCTGCGCTGGGACGGCCCGATCCACCTGGTCCCCAACGGGCTGACGATGCCCCCCGAGGGGCCGCCCGAGCCGGCGCGCGGCCTCGGTGACCCGGCGCTGGTGTGCGTCAGCCGGCTCGTGCCGCACAAGCGGCTGGAACGCCTGGTCGACCTGGCGCTGCACCTGCGGGAACGCCACCCCGGCCTGCGCGTCCACATCATCGGGGACGGCCCGCAGGGCGCGGCGCTGGCCGAGCGGGTCGCCGCCGCCGGCCTCACCGAGACGGTGATCTTGCACGGTTTCGTCTCCGAGCGGCGCAAGGCCGCGCTGGTGGCGGGCGCCGACCTGCACCTGAGCACCTCCCGCGGCGAGGGGTGGGGCCTGTCGGTGATCGAGGCCGCCTCGCTGGGCGTCCCCACCGTCGCCTACGACGTGGAGGGGCTGCGCGACGCGGTCCGCGACGGCGTCACCGGCTGGCTCGCCTGCGACGACGACCTGCCCGGCGCGGTCGAACGCGCCCTCAAGGAGCTGGCCGACCCGGTGCGCCGCGCCGAGATCGCCGCGTCCTGCCGGCGGTGGGCCGCCGTCTTCGACTGGTCCCGCACCGCCGCCCACATGGCCGCCCTGCTGAAGTCCGCGGTGCACGGCGAGCCGGCCGCCCGGCCCGACCTGCCGGAGGGATGGTCCTGA
- a CDS encoding alpha-(1->3)-arabinofuranosyltransferase domain-containing protein gives MALGQAIRNGVDAVAVRLADADRESAAPDANGRGRAGGEGEIDTRLRERLRLVACCLALTVLATSTRPGRILADTKIDMAVNPLGFLGRALHLWDPEQFGQLQNQAIGYLFPMGPFYALGDLLAVPAWITQRLWLALLMCLAFLGTERLARKLGIGGPLTRLVGGLVYALAPGGLAVLGQISSEYLPYAMLPWIVLPLVTAAAGGSLIGGAARSGLAVACCGGINAAATVAVLTVPALYLLTRPRGTPRLRLAAWWSAAVAAATAWWLVPLLLTGTYGFSWLTYTEKAETTTGPTGLINVLRGAERWVNYLVVDGRIWSPVGNALSLETLPVLCTGAVAALGLAGLLRSRLPERTFLLLSLLAGIVIITAGHVSALEGPLGGPLRELLDGPLAPLRNLHKFDGVVRLPLALGVAHLLSAIPRARHRLHTLAATYAALAGIAATALSNGLSGAGDFPQVPAYWRQAAAWLNGRAGEQAVLALPGAPFGEYLWGRPMDDIMQPLLTARWGVRQLVPAGSPGYTRALDAIDQRVTTGRPSPGLAEFLGRMGIRFLLVRNDLQREVLRGGWPARLHQVLDGSPGLRKVAEFGERVGQENPDAIGSLDQRYPALEIYEVDNADDVVSLTDTADAMRLYGAPEGMLTLADNYVLHGRPVLLNDDGAELGGTPVVTDSLRLVRRNFGELHHTSQTLSAAERHRAGDILDEGWSRYATTAVHRGIASVTASTSASDTEGIPQQHDLGRHPYAALDGDPSTYWSTGGWDGPIDQWIKVDFGRAITPGRVTAMFVQNPDLLGPPPVRIAVETETGSLAQQVRMVSEAQDLQVPPGQTRWLRIRILELAARPAIPAFARVGLAELTVQGVRAERILRLPATGAKEASYAFARGPGRAAECMKGSANWVCTPSLERQDEEGNGFVRAFGAQTAAKGRLTGTATLIDNDAVNRFTSLGARAQVSASSSRPHPAAQPRSAFDGDERTVWIAAAGDTEPVYKVRWKRPVTFDRITVARPAGARGPLRVTLRADGGQTREGLVDERGRLSFAPLRTSSLTLTFSASVQPVLQIADITVPGVAPLPDVTWTQLNLRCGLGPRLRVNGTLIDTRVIATMGDLLEGRPVRFEACRRAPIVAGGNRLESVPLSPYRIETVVIDTGSLDRRGGTSAVTVRQWNSETRVVEVDAAEESFLTVNENFNPGWRAEIGGTRLQPVRLDGWKQGWIVPAGTTGTITLTYQPDRAHKLAVLIGVVLLAVLALAAVLPVSRQGAASSGAASGGRRRRFGFRKGAQPGEPARANGRPETAGRGTAVVRRGAAVAAGLCAAAAGFWVAGIVGVALCAAMAAAFAWAAPGRTRAAQILASPWTAAALMVAGAASWALGDWLRTTGNPAAPTDPLGDAVPQLLGLIIVTRLVVGLWLPPAGPAAERSDPPRRDDLRWRPPAA, from the coding sequence GTGGCGCTAGGGCAGGCCATCAGGAACGGCGTTGACGCGGTCGCCGTCCGCCTGGCCGACGCCGACCGGGAGAGCGCCGCCCCCGATGCGAACGGGCGGGGAAGGGCCGGGGGAGAAGGGGAGATCGACACCCGGCTGCGGGAGCGGCTGCGCCTGGTGGCCTGCTGCCTGGCGCTGACGGTGCTGGCCACCTCCACCCGCCCGGGGCGCATCCTGGCCGACACCAAGATCGACATGGCGGTGAACCCGCTGGGGTTCTTGGGTCGCGCCCTGCACCTGTGGGACCCCGAGCAGTTCGGCCAGCTGCAGAACCAGGCCATCGGCTACCTGTTCCCGATGGGCCCGTTCTATGCGCTCGGCGACCTGCTGGCCGTGCCCGCCTGGATCACCCAGCGGCTGTGGCTGGCGCTGCTGATGTGCCTGGCGTTCCTGGGCACCGAGCGCCTGGCCCGCAAGCTCGGCATCGGCGGGCCGCTCACCCGCCTGGTCGGCGGCCTGGTGTACGCGCTGGCCCCGGGCGGGCTGGCGGTGCTGGGGCAGATCTCCTCCGAGTACCTGCCGTACGCCATGCTGCCGTGGATCGTGCTGCCGCTGGTCACCGCGGCGGCCGGGGGCAGCCTGATCGGCGGGGCGGCCCGCTCGGGGCTGGCGGTGGCCTGCTGCGGCGGCATCAACGCCGCCGCCACCGTCGCGGTGCTCACCGTCCCGGCGCTGTACCTGCTGACCCGGCCGCGCGGCACCCCCCGCCTCCGGCTGGCGGCCTGGTGGTCGGCGGCGGTCGCGGCGGCCACCGCCTGGTGGCTGGTGCCGCTGCTGCTGACCGGCACCTACGGGTTCTCCTGGCTGACCTACACCGAGAAGGCCGAGACCACCACCGGTCCCACCGGGCTGATCAACGTGCTGCGCGGCGCCGAACGGTGGGTCAACTACCTGGTCGTCGACGGGCGGATCTGGTCGCCGGTGGGCAACGCGCTGTCGCTGGAGACGCTGCCGGTGCTGTGCACCGGAGCGGTGGCCGCGCTCGGGCTGGCCGGGCTGCTGCGCTCCCGGCTGCCGGAGCGCACCTTCCTGCTGCTCAGCCTGCTGGCCGGCATCGTGATCATCACCGCCGGGCATGTGAGCGCCCTCGAAGGGCCGCTGGGCGGGCCGCTGCGCGAGCTGCTGGACGGGCCGCTGGCGCCGCTGCGCAACCTGCACAAGTTCGACGGGGTGGTGCGGCTGCCGCTGGCGCTGGGCGTGGCGCACCTGCTGTCGGCGATCCCCCGCGCCCGGCACCGGCTGCACACCCTGGCCGCCACGTACGCGGCGCTGGCGGGCATCGCCGCGACCGCGCTGAGCAACGGCCTGTCGGGGGCCGGCGACTTCCCCCAGGTGCCCGCCTACTGGCGGCAGGCGGCGGCCTGGCTGAACGGGCGGGCCGGCGAGCAGGCGGTGCTGGCCCTGCCGGGGGCCCCGTTCGGGGAGTACCTGTGGGGCCGCCCCATGGACGACATCATGCAGCCGCTGCTGACGGCGCGCTGGGGGGTGCGCCAGCTCGTCCCGGCCGGGTCGCCCGGCTACACCCGCGCCCTGGACGCCATCGACCAGCGGGTGACCACCGGCCGGCCCTCGCCGGGGCTGGCGGAGTTCCTGGGCCGCATGGGCATCCGCTTTCTGCTGGTCCGCAACGACCTGCAGCGGGAGGTGCTGCGCGGCGGCTGGCCGGCCCGGCTGCACCAGGTGCTGGACGGCTCACCGGGGCTGCGCAAGGTCGCCGAGTTCGGCGAGCGGGTCGGGCAGGAGAACCCCGATGCGATCGGCTCGCTGGACCAGCGGTACCCGGCGCTGGAGATCTACGAGGTCGACAACGCCGACGACGTGGTCAGTCTCACCGACACCGCCGATGCGATGCGCCTGTACGGCGCCCCGGAGGGGATGCTGACCCTGGCCGACAACTACGTGCTGCACGGCCGGCCGGTGCTGCTCAACGACGACGGCGCCGAGCTGGGCGGCACGCCCGTGGTCACCGACTCGCTGCGGCTGGTCCGCCGCAACTTCGGCGAACTGCACCACACCTCCCAGACGCTGAGCGCCGCCGAACGGCACCGGGCCGGCGACATCCTGGACGAGGGCTGGAGCCGGTACGCCACCACCGCCGTCCACCGCGGCATCGCCTCGGTGACCGCCTCGACCTCGGCCTCCGACACCGAGGGCATCCCCCAGCAGCACGACCTGGGCCGCCACCCCTATGCGGCGCTGGACGGCGACCCCAGCACCTACTGGTCCACCGGCGGCTGGGACGGCCCGATCGACCAGTGGATCAAGGTCGACTTCGGGCGGGCGATCACCCCCGGCCGCGTCACCGCCATGTTCGTGCAGAACCCCGACCTGCTCGGCCCGCCGCCCGTCCGGATCGCCGTGGAGACCGAGACCGGCTCGCTGGCCCAGCAGGTGCGCATGGTCTCCGAGGCGCAGGACCTGCAGGTGCCGCCGGGGCAGACCCGCTGGCTGCGCATCCGCATCCTGGAGCTGGCCGCCCGGCCGGCCATCCCGGCGTTCGCCCGCGTCGGCCTCGCCGAGCTGACCGTGCAGGGGGTGCGGGCCGAGCGGATCCTCCGGCTGCCGGCCACCGGCGCCAAGGAGGCCTCCTACGCCTTTGCGCGCGGGCCGGGCCGCGCCGCCGAATGCATGAAGGGCTCGGCCAACTGGGTCTGCACCCCGTCCCTGGAGCGGCAGGACGAGGAGGGCAACGGCTTCGTCCGCGCCTTCGGCGCACAGACCGCCGCCAAGGGGCGGCTGACCGGCACCGCCACCCTGATCGACAACGACGCGGTCAACCGCTTCACCTCCCTGGGCGCCAGGGCGCAGGTCTCGGCCAGCTCCAGCCGTCCCCATCCGGCGGCCCAGCCCCGGTCGGCCTTCGACGGCGACGAGCGCACGGTGTGGATCGCCGCGGCCGGCGACACCGAGCCGGTCTACAAGGTGCGCTGGAAGCGCCCGGTGACCTTCGACCGGATCACCGTGGCCCGTCCCGCCGGCGCCCGCGGCCCGCTGCGGGTCACGCTGCGGGCCGACGGGGGGCAGACCCGCGAGGGGCTGGTGGACGAGCGCGGCAGGCTGAGTTTCGCGCCGCTGCGGACCTCCTCGCTGACCTTGACCTTCAGCGCGTCGGTGCAGCCGGTCCTGCAGATCGCCGACATCACCGTTCCCGGGGTCGCGCCGCTGCCGGATGTGACCTGGACGCAGCTGAACCTGCGCTGCGGCCTGGGCCCGCGGCTGCGGGTGAACGGGACCCTGATCGACACCCGGGTGATCGCCACCATGGGCGACCTGCTGGAGGGGCGCCCGGTGCGCTTCGAGGCCTGCCGCAGGGCGCCGATCGTCGCCGGCGGCAACCGGCTGGAGTCCGTCCCGCTGAGCCCTTACCGGATCGAGACGGTGGTGATCGACACCGGCTCGCTGGACCGGCGCGGCGGCACCTCGGCGGTGACGGTCCGCCAGTGGAACTCCGAGACCCGGGTCGTGGAGGTGGACGCCGCCGAGGAGTCGTTCCTGACGGTCAACGAGAACTTCAACCCCGGCTGGCGGGCCGAGATCGGCGGCACCCGGCTGCAGCCGGTCCGGCTGGACGGCTGGAAGCAGGGCTGGATCGTCCCGGCGGGCACCACCGGCACGATCACCCTCACGTACCAGCCGGACCGCGCCCACAAACTCGCCGTGCTGATCGGCGTCGTCTTGCTGGCCGTGCTGGCGCTGGCCGCCGTGCTCCCGGTCTCCCGCCAGGGGGCCGCTTCGTCCGGCGCCGCCTCGGGGGGCCGCAGGCGCCGCTTCGGCTTTCGAAAGGGCGCTCAGCCCGGGGAACCCGCACGTGCGAACGGGCGCCCGGAGACGGCGGGCCGGGGGACGGCCGTCGTCCGCCGGGGGGCGGCCGTGGCGGCGGGACTGTGCGCGGCGGCCGCGGGCTTCTGGGTCGCCGGGATCGTGGGCGTGGCGCTCTGCGCGGCCATGGCCGCGGCGTTCGCCTGGGCCGCGCCCGGCCGGACCAGGGCCGCGCAGATCCTGGCGTCTCCCTGGACGGCCGCGGCCTTGATGGTGGCGGGCGCCGCCTCCTGGGCGCTGGGGGACTGGCTGCGCACCACCGGCAACCCGGCCGCCCCCACCGACCCGCTCGGCGACGCCGTGCCCCAGCTGCTGGGGTTGATCATCGTGACGCGGCTGGTGGTCGGCCTGTGGCTGCCGCCCGCCGGCCCGGCGGCGGAGCGAAGCGACCCGCCGCGCCGCGATGACCTGCGCTGGCGGCCGCCCGCCGCTTAG
- a CDS encoding acyltransferase family protein, with amino-acid sequence MTWPAGRLATPQISGHQGTLDGVRAVAALAVLVFHIGLNAGLVARNVPGGWVVNGGQSGVAIFFVLSGLLLYRPWAHAALGGRDAPDTGGYLLRRALRILPAYWLLVVVVMVTSYRDRLGDVWAWLGTLTLTHIYAPQDWWGSALGPREMGQAWSLAVEAAWYVALPPTAALLARAARGGADLADRARRLLRAVGGYALLSFVFTVAMHVPDYHPAMGVWPPRYAAWFATGMALAVLTVWAKEDPRGAGARFCRTVTGSWGACWLAALSLLVISASPITGPLDLNTIPTLWTSLLHIAVYGLCAAFFVAPVALAPAGHPVMQAVLGNALMRWLGRISYGIFLWQMAIILGWYDLTGRLFNGNLLTDLPLLTAATVLAGAVSYHAVEHPVQRAYRRPRPAARRTAPGRAASGAR; translated from the coding sequence GTGACGTGGCCCGCCGGACGGTTGGCCACACCGCAGATCTCCGGGCACCAGGGCACGCTGGACGGGGTCCGGGCGGTCGCGGCGCTGGCGGTGCTGGTCTTTCACATCGGGCTGAACGCCGGGCTGGTCGCCCGGAACGTCCCCGGCGGCTGGGTGGTCAACGGCGGCCAGTCCGGGGTGGCGATCTTCTTCGTGCTGTCGGGGCTGCTGCTGTACCGGCCGTGGGCGCACGCCGCGCTCGGCGGGCGCGACGCCCCCGACACCGGCGGTTACCTGCTGCGGCGGGCGCTGCGCATCCTGCCGGCGTACTGGCTGCTGGTCGTCGTGGTGATGGTGACGTCCTACCGGGACCGGCTGGGGGACGTGTGGGCGTGGCTGGGGACGCTCACGCTGACGCACATCTACGCCCCTCAGGACTGGTGGGGCAGCGCCCTGGGGCCCCGGGAGATGGGGCAGGCGTGGAGCCTGGCGGTCGAGGCGGCCTGGTATGTGGCGCTGCCGCCGACGGCCGCGCTGCTGGCCCGTGCCGCCCGCGGCGGCGCCGACCTGGCCGACCGGGCGCGCAGGCTGCTGCGCGCCGTGGGCGGGTACGCGCTGCTGTCGTTCGTCTTCACGGTCGCGATGCACGTGCCCGACTACCACCCGGCCATGGGGGTCTGGCCGCCGCGCTATGCCGCCTGGTTCGCCACGGGCATGGCGCTGGCGGTGCTGACGGTGTGGGCGAAGGAGGATCCGCGCGGCGCCGGCGCCCGGTTCTGCCGGACGGTGACCGGCTCGTGGGGGGCCTGCTGGCTGGCGGCGCTCAGCCTGCTGGTGATCTCCGCCTCCCCCATCACCGGGCCGCTGGACCTGAACACCATCCCCACCCTGTGGACGTCGCTGCTGCACATCGCGGTGTACGGGCTGTGCGCGGCGTTCTTCGTGGCCCCGGTGGCGCTGGCCCCGGCCGGTCACCCGGTGATGCAGGCGGTGCTGGGCAATGCGCTGATGCGCTGGCTGGGCCGCATCTCCTACGGGATCTTCCTGTGGCAGATGGCGATCATCCTGGGCTGGTACGACCTGACCGGGCGGCTGTTCAACGGCAACCTGCTGACCGACCTGCCGCTGCTGACGGCGGCCACGGTGCTGGCCGGGGCGGTCAGTTACCACGCCGTCGAGCACCCGGTCCAGCGGGCCTACCGCCGCCCCCGCCCGGCGGCGCGCCGCACGGCGCCGGGCAGAGCGGCCTCCGGCGCCCGCTGA
- a CDS encoding glycosyltransferase yields MGRPADQPGAAERLRLQIVVPARNEARRLPLGLVLLSERLRELPVTAEVIVVDNGSSDGTADIVRAWRGSVPVRLLSCPRPGKGAAVRAGLLATTAPYVGFCDADMATDLAALEPALRLLADGHPVVVGSRRHPDSVVQGYGQPLRRLGAIAFNLAIRDLAGGIPDTQCGFKFFSGPLARQAAAELRTTGFSFDVELLMHCVRRGAAITDIPVVWRDVPGSTFSLLRHSPGVLADLIRIRRLAAKTPLDRAAPIAVALPETSRSGAG; encoded by the coding sequence ATGGGCCGGCCTGCCGACCAGCCGGGCGCCGCGGAGCGTCTGCGGCTGCAGATCGTGGTGCCGGCGCGCAATGAGGCCCGGCGGCTGCCGCTCGGGCTGGTGCTGCTGAGCGAACGGCTGCGGGAACTGCCGGTGACCGCCGAGGTGATCGTGGTGGACAACGGCAGCAGCGACGGCACCGCCGACATCGTGCGGGCCTGGCGCGGATCGGTCCCGGTGCGGCTGCTGAGCTGCCCGCGTCCGGGCAAGGGCGCGGCGGTGCGGGCCGGGCTGCTGGCCACCACCGCGCCCTATGTGGGTTTTTGCGACGCCGACATGGCCACCGACCTGGCGGCGCTGGAGCCTGCGCTGCGGCTGCTGGCCGACGGGCACCCGGTGGTGGTCGGCTCGCGGCGCCACCCCGACTCGGTGGTGCAAGGGTACGGGCAGCCGCTGCGGCGGCTCGGCGCGATCGCCTTCAACCTGGCCATCCGCGACCTGGCGGGAGGGATCCCCGACACCCAGTGCGGCTTTAAGTTCTTCTCCGGCCCGCTGGCCCGGCAGGCGGCGGCCGAGCTGCGCACCACCGGTTTTTCCTTCGACGTGGAGTTGCTGATGCACTGCGTGCGGCGCGGCGCCGCCATCACCGACATCCCGGTGGTCTGGCGGGACGTGCCCGGCAGCACGTTCTCGTTGCTCCGCCACTCGCCGGGCGTGCTGGCCGACCTGATCCGCATCCGCCGCCTGGCCGCCAAGACGCCGCTCGACCGGGCCGCTCCCATCGCGGTGGCGCTGCCGGAGACCTCGAGGTCCGGCGCCGGATGA
- a CDS encoding class I SAM-dependent methyltransferase — protein sequence MGRSQTAHRATLARSVRLLSAFRKEQEDPEFFYGLMARDTVAQLSAYTRLEGATVIDVGAGSGFFTRELTRAGARCAGVDVDAGEITAHGPPRGDCVVGSALRLPFRTGAADVCFSSNVLEHVPDPWLMAEEMVRVTRPGGLIYLSFTNWLSPWGGHETSPWHYLGGHRAARRYERRHGRPPKNRYGVSLYPVSVGAALAWAERCRDVRVLDALPRYHPWWAKGVVRIPGVREIVTWNLVLVLRKAGAR from the coding sequence ATGGGGCGGTCGCAGACGGCGCACCGGGCGACCCTGGCGCGCTCGGTGCGGCTGCTCAGCGCGTTCCGCAAGGAGCAGGAGGACCCGGAGTTCTTCTACGGGCTGATGGCGCGCGACACCGTGGCCCAGCTGTCGGCCTACACCCGCCTGGAGGGCGCCACGGTCATCGACGTCGGCGCCGGGTCGGGGTTCTTCACCCGCGAGCTGACCCGGGCGGGGGCGCGCTGCGCGGGCGTCGATGTGGACGCCGGGGAGATCACCGCGCACGGCCCGCCGCGCGGCGACTGCGTGGTCGGCAGCGCGCTGCGGCTGCCGTTCCGCACCGGGGCGGCCGATGTGTGCTTCTCCTCCAACGTGCTGGAGCACGTCCCCGACCCGTGGCTGATGGCCGAGGAGATGGTGCGCGTCACCCGCCCGGGCGGCCTGATCTACCTGTCGTTCACCAACTGGCTGTCGCCGTGGGGCGGGCACGAGACCTCCCCCTGGCACTACCTGGGCGGGCACCGGGCCGCCCGCCGCTACGAGCGGCGCCACGGCCGTCCGCCCAAGAACCGCTACGGGGTCAGCCTGTACCCGGTGTCGGTCGGCGCCGCCCTGGCCTGGGCCGAGCGGTGCCGGGACGTGCGGGTGCTGGACGCGCTGCCGCGCTACCACCCCTGGTGGGCCAAGGGCGTGGTCCGCATCCCCGGCGTCCGCGAGATCGTGACGTGGAACCTGGTGCTGGTGCTGCGGAAGGCGGGCGCCCGGTGA
- a CDS encoding FG-GAP-like repeat-containing protein: MATTAALGGAVLSAFAPSASAAAPAKPYDFNGDGYVDLAIGSPNGKVGKKAGAGFVSVIYGSAKGLNTAKKKVFTQNSKGIPGTAEAGDNFGYSLASADFDRDGYADLAIGAPGEDTAAGANAGTVTILWGTRSGLTTLAGSSAEFGDPGRNHRWGESLAVGDIQQDGSPELFITVPGTSMFKWFYFRPPAAASGAAVRPGAAMEPGGAKALPRRRGGVAAQSADDVNASWLATGDVTGDGHDDVVYAWHDADWPAPAERRGFVVLPGTAAGRLGDAVSVVFTEVKSLAVGDFNGDRRKDVAVGQSSAKGGRVAVFPGSASGVNSATRTVIDQDSPGVPGAGASGDGFGTAIAVGDVNKDGKADLAVGTPFDEVSGRKDAGRAYVLFGSASGLTGKGAQTVSQSTKGVPGASEKNDNFGFGVTLLDHTKDGRADLVVGAPRENGRDGAVTFFKSRGKAGFLPVLSVRAVGAGTFGVKGRNARLGGVLGR, translated from the coding sequence GTGGCCACGACGGCCGCACTGGGCGGGGCCGTGCTGTCCGCTTTCGCCCCCTCGGCCTCGGCGGCGGCTCCGGCCAAGCCCTATGACTTCAACGGCGACGGTTACGTGGACCTGGCCATCGGCAGCCCGAACGGCAAGGTCGGCAAGAAGGCCGGCGCCGGTTTCGTCAGCGTGATCTACGGTTCCGCCAAGGGCCTCAACACCGCGAAGAAGAAGGTCTTCACGCAAAACAGCAAGGGAATCCCCGGCACCGCCGAGGCCGGGGACAATTTCGGCTACTCGCTGGCCTCGGCCGACTTCGACCGGGACGGCTATGCCGACCTGGCGATCGGCGCGCCGGGGGAGGACACCGCCGCCGGCGCCAACGCCGGCACCGTCACGATCCTGTGGGGCACCCGCTCCGGCCTGACCACCCTGGCGGGCTCCAGCGCCGAGTTCGGCGACCCGGGCAGGAACCACCGCTGGGGCGAATCCCTGGCGGTGGGCGACATCCAGCAGGACGGATCCCCGGAGCTGTTCATCACCGTCCCGGGCACCAGCATGTTCAAGTGGTTCTACTTCCGCCCGCCCGCGGCGGCCTCCGGCGCCGCCGTGCGACCGGGCGCCGCCATGGAGCCGGGCGGCGCCAAGGCGCTGCCCCGCCGGCGCGGCGGGGTCGCGGCCCAGTCGGCGGACGATGTGAACGCCTCCTGGCTGGCCACCGGGGATGTGACCGGCGACGGCCATGACGATGTGGTCTACGCCTGGCATGACGCCGACTGGCCCGCCCCCGCCGAGCGGCGCGGGTTCGTGGTCTTGCCGGGCACCGCCGCCGGGCGCCTGGGCGATGCCGTCTCGGTGGTCTTCACCGAGGTCAAATCGCTGGCGGTGGGCGACTTCAACGGCGACCGGCGCAAGGACGTCGCGGTGGGCCAGAGCTCGGCCAAGGGCGGCCGGGTGGCGGTCTTCCCCGGCTCGGCGAGCGGGGTGAACTCCGCCACCAGGACCGTCATCGACCAGGACAGCCCGGGCGTCCCCGGCGCGGGCGCCTCCGGCGACGGCTTCGGCACCGCCATCGCCGTCGGCGACGTCAACAAGGACGGCAAGGCGGACCTGGCGGTGGGCACCCCCTTCGATGAGGTCTCCGGCCGCAAGGACGCGGGCCGGGCGTATGTGCTGTTCGGCTCGGCGTCCGGCCTCACCGGCAAGGGGGCGCAGACCGTCTCCCAGAGCACCAAGGGCGTCCCCGGGGCCTCGGAGAAGAACGACAACTTCGGCTTCGGGGTGACGCTGCTGGACCACACCAAGGACGGCCGCGCCGACCTGGTGGTGGGCGCGCCGCGGGAGAACGGCCGCGACGGCGCCGTCACCTTCTTCAAGAGCCGCGGCAAGGCCGGCTTCCTGCCCGTGCTGTCGGTGCGGGCCGTCGGCGCCGGCACCTTCGGCGTCAAGGGCCGCAACGCCCGCCTCGGCGGCGTCCTCGGCCGCTGA
- a CDS encoding DUF3068 domain-containing protein, translated as MRRPLGLVLVGLGSFLLALAPLVRFYVAGQVVRAPLNFYQATELEARDARYFDLLEGRVRSGVTLAAVNTVRGDTRANQGDNDIAVWDSITEIYDKERRKQVEFQTYRIAFDRRTGKLVNCCGAHVGGDTRVQMSGYGLLFPVADVQRQDYPVFDMSTRRALPARFDGEERIHGLNTYRFVQQIPSTKTAKIDMRPTGKMLGLRGRDARRTHRVDRYFSATITTWVDPRTGIPVKHDQNIRSTVETEDGRGRMVIAEARLVTVERDQQRNVETANDYAFKRDLVESILPLVGLVGGLVLLLGGIFLSTRAPAGGDGAAQSGGGFTRKPDGRFGTAGPPAGGPPGGNPPRKGPAGSGSSGGQAASSDAPSPVGAHRSAGS; from the coding sequence ATGCGGCGACCGCTCGGTCTGGTGCTGGTCGGTCTGGGGTCCTTCCTGCTCGCGCTGGCCCCCCTGGTGCGCTTTTACGTCGCGGGCCAGGTGGTCCGCGCGCCGCTGAACTTCTACCAGGCCACCGAGCTGGAGGCGCGCGACGCCCGCTACTTCGACCTGCTGGAGGGCCGGGTCCGTTCGGGCGTGACGCTGGCGGCCGTCAACACCGTCCGCGGCGACACCCGGGCCAACCAGGGCGACAACGACATCGCCGTGTGGGACTCGATCACCGAGATCTACGACAAGGAACGGCGCAAGCAGGTCGAGTTCCAGACCTACCGGATCGCCTTCGACCGCCGCACCGGCAAGCTGGTCAACTGCTGCGGCGCCCATGTCGGCGGCGACACCAGGGTGCAGATGTCGGGGTACGGGCTGCTGTTCCCGGTGGCGGACGTGCAGCGGCAGGACTACCCGGTGTTCGACATGTCCACCCGCCGGGCGCTGCCGGCCAGGTTCGACGGCGAGGAGCGCATCCACGGCCTGAACACCTACCGGTTCGTCCAGCAGATCCCCAGCACCAAGACCGCCAAGATCGACATGCGGCCCACCGGCAAGATGCTGGGGCTGCGGGGCCGGGACGCCCGGCGCACCCACCGGGTCGACCGCTACTTCTCGGCGACCATCACCACCTGGGTGGACCCGCGCACCGGCATCCCGGTCAAGCACGACCAGAACATCCGCAGCACCGTGGAGACCGAGGACGGCCGGGGCCGGATGGTCATCGCCGAGGCCCGCCTGGTGACGGTCGAGCGCGACCAGCAGCGCAATGTGGAGACCGCCAACGATTACGCCTTCAAGCGCGACCTGGTGGAGTCCATCCTGCCGCTGGTCGGCCTGGTCGGCGGCCTGGTGCTGCTGCTGGGCGGGATCTTCCTGAGCACGCGCGCCCCCGCCGGCGGCGACGGCGCCGCGCAGTCCGGCGGCGGGTTCACCCGCAAGCCCGACGGCCGCTTCGGCACCGCCGGTCCCCCGGCGGGCGGCCCGCCCGGCGGGAACCCGCCCCGCAAAGGGCCTGCCGGCAGCGGCTCCTCCGGCGGGCAGGCCGCCTCGTCCGATGCTCCCTCCCCGGTGGGCGCCCACCGGTCCGCCGGTTCTTGA